The following DNA comes from Hahella chejuensis KCTC 2396.
TTTTCTCCACCACCAGATTCACGGGGGCAGGATTCATGGCCTGTAGCGCCTCGAGCATTCTCTGGCTGATGACATAGGCTTTGGGCCATTCCTTTATCCGGAAAATATCCGGCAAATTTGGTTGGTTAAGTTTTTTGCGGCTCAGCACATACCAATCAACGCTTATTACCTTTTCTGAGTCTTCGTAATAGTCCACACCCGACTTGTTAAGGTCTAGCACATCGTATGCTCCCAGCGGATTGACGTAAAAGTAGTCCTTGGACTCCAAGCGAGACTTATGGTTGTAGATCCAGAGCGGTAAAAACTCGATCGGGCCCTGGTTGACCTTTTCCATGGTTTTTTTCACGGCCTTACTAACAATTAAACACAGCTCGACATTCGCAATAAAGTCAGTCAGAACACGGCCTGGATACTCATTGCTCATCGTGACGCCGATATCTTCAGGGTAGATCTCCTCCATAGGCTCCCCTTTCTTCAGCCTCCAAGATTGGAGGTGTATTTCCTTCGGCGGAAAATCGATAAAGCAATAGTCCTTGTCTAAGCGTTCATATTCATCAATAAAGTAGTAATCCAAAATAACTTTCCTCAATAAATGGTAAAGATCAGGAGCCAGACATCCTTCTATGGGCTTGCTGATCCAAGGGCGAGCCAGGAGTCATACCTAAGATAAGTCTTAACAGTTTCTCAGACAGCTTTTCAAGTTTCGATTTATCCAGGTTCACATCAGGTATCGGATGCCCATCCGGGTAGTCTTTTACTGGATCGCATAACTCCCGGTACCCATCCAAAATTTCTCTTAAGCCTTTCTTGGTTTCCCTCACCAGACGATCATATACGGGGTGCGAAGTACACTGTTTACTGACCTCTTGCTGGTCTTCCTCTTTGAGAACCAAATGCCGGGGCAACCCTAGTATCTGAGCCACCTCCTTGTCCTGCGGCATCAACAGCACATTTTTCTTATGGTGAATATTGTATTTCGCCGTCAGTAGCGCCTTCTGGATGATATTACTTATTTTGGGCCCTTCATTAAGGATCATGTTCTTGAAGGTGCCTTTGGATATCAGGTGGTGAGCGTTGTTCCAGTAGGGCCAAGTTTCCCTGGTGAAGTTATGGCCTTTCTTGATCGTTGTGGTCGATCGACCATTATACTTCAGGCGGGTGATATCTCTGTCAGGGCCGCCAACATCCCAATCCCCTTTATTGGGGAAGTTCAAGTCTATGCAATAAGCGCCTGGTTTCATTCCTCCGCTATCTGTCTCATACGCGGAGGTGACAATATGTCCCCGGTC
Coding sequences within:
- a CDS encoding AHH domain-containing protein gives rise to the protein MAKKKKDEPEGHFGDALLDDLHERLQGTTENGACLVFHGSATFIEFRNKFTCNYRYQGYEQAKSHTAIKNTLHGYMTGIEHERSKAIKDRGHIVTSAYETDSGGMKPGAYCIDLNFPNKGDWDVGGPDRDITRLKYNGRSTTTIKKGHNFTRETWPYWNNAHHLISKGTFKNMILNEGPKISNIIQKALLTAKYNIHHKKNVLLMPQDKEVAQILGLPRHLVLKEEDQQEVSKQCTSHPVYDRLVRETKKGLREILDGYRELCDPVKDYPDGHPIPDVNLDKSKLEKLSEKLLRLILGMTPGSPLDQQAHRRMSGS
- a CDS encoding imm11 family protein, whose translation is MDYYFIDEYERLDKDYCFIDFPPKEIHLQSWRLKKGEPMEEIYPEDIGVTMSNEYPGRVLTDFIANVELCLIVSKAVKKTMEKVNQGPIEFLPLWIYNHKSRLESKDYFYVNPLGAYDVLDLNKSGVDYYEDSEKVISVDWYVLSRKKLNQPNLPDIFRIKEWPKAYVISQRMLEALQAMNPAPVNLVVEKIEIHEDVE